In Ruegeria sp. YS9, the genomic window GAAGCTTTGCTTTTCAGCATCTTGCCCTCGCGAATCTAATCTCTGTTTCAACCTAGGTGGTTTTTTCTGTTACCGATAGCATAAATATTTTACCGACTGAAATAAATATGCTACTCAGAATTATCGGGGCCACGAATCATGAAACGATGGCTCATTGAAACCGGGAGGAAATCATGAAACGAATTCTCAGCGCCTCTGCTGTGGCGGTCCTGATGGGGACAGTTGCATTCGCAGAGCCCACGGTCGGTGTAAGCTGGTCGAATTTCCAGGAAGAGCGTTGGAAGACCGACGAAGCGGCGATCAAGGCTGCACTGGAAGCGGGCGGTGCGGAATACATCTCGTCTGATGCCCAATCTTCTTCCGCCAAGCAATTGTCGGATATTGAAAGTCTGATCGCCCAGGGCGTTGATGCGCTGATCATTCTGGCGCAGGATTCCCAGGCCATCGGCCCGGCAGTGCAGGCCGCGGCAGACGAAGGCATTCCGGTCATCGCGTATGACCGTCTGATCGAAGATGACCGTGCCTTCTATCTGACATTCGATAACGTTGAAGTTGGCCGGATGCAGGCGCGCGCGGTGTTCGAAGCGATGCCCAAAGGCAACTATGTGATGATCAAGGGCTCGCCCACGGATCCGAACGCGGATTTCCTGCGCGGCGGTCAGCAAGAGATCATTCAGGCCGCCGTTGACAGCGGCGATATCGTCATCGTGGGTGAAGCTTATACCGACGGCTGGCTGCCTGCGAACGCGCAGCGCAACATGGAACAGATCCTGACTGCGAACGAAAACAACGTTGATGCCGTCGTGGCCTCGAATGACGGTACTGCCGGCGGCGTTGTCGCCGCGCTGACCGCGCAGGGCATGGAAGGCATTCCGGTCTCGGGTCAGGATGGCGATCACGCGGCGCTGAACCGGGTCGCCAAGGGCACGCAAACCGTTTCTG contains:
- the xylF gene encoding D-xylose ABC transporter substrate-binding protein, with product MKRILSASAVAVLMGTVAFAEPTVGVSWSNFQEERWKTDEAAIKAALEAGGAEYISSDAQSSSAKQLSDIESLIAQGVDALIILAQDSQAIGPAVQAAADEGIPVIAYDRLIEDDRAFYLTFDNVEVGRMQARAVFEAMPKGNYVMIKGSPTDPNADFLRGGQQEIIQAAVDSGDIVIVGEAYTDGWLPANAQRNMEQILTANENNVDAVVASNDGTAGGVVAALTAQGMEGIPVSGQDGDHAALNRVAKGTQTVSVWKDARELGKAAGEIAVALSNGTSPEDIEGAIKWTSPGGTEMNSVFLAPVPITKDNLSVVVDAGWIPLEDLCQGVENGPAPCN